One stretch of Solibacillus isronensis DNA includes these proteins:
- the rplB gene encoding 50S ribosomal protein L2, with product MAIKKYKPTSNGRRNMTSSDFAEITTNKPEKSLLEPTKRKAGRNNQGKITVRHHGGGHKKQYRVIDFKRLKDGIPGRVATIEYDPNRSANIALINYADGEKRYILAPKGLEVGQTIYSGPEADIKVGNALPLANIPMGTTIHNIEMKPGKGGQLVRSAGTSAQVLGREGKYVIVRLQSGEVRLILATCRATIGQVGNEQHELINIGKAGRSRWLGKRPTVRGSVMNPNDHPHGGGEGRSPIGRKSPMTPWGKPALGYKTRSKKNKSSKFIIRGRKK from the coding sequence ATGGCGATTAAAAAGTATAAGCCAACCTCAAATGGTCGTCGTAACATGACATCATCTGACTTTGCTGAAATCACTACTAATAAACCTGAAAAGTCTTTATTAGAACCGACTAAACGCAAAGCTGGTCGTAACAACCAGGGTAAAATTACTGTTCGTCATCACGGTGGCGGTCACAAGAAACAATACCGTGTTATCGATTTTAAACGTCTTAAAGACGGCATTCCAGGACGCGTTGCTACAATCGAGTACGATCCAAACCGTTCTGCGAACATCGCTTTAATTAACTATGCTGACGGTGAAAAACGTTACATCCTAGCTCCGAAAGGTCTTGAAGTAGGTCAAACTATTTATTCAGGTCCAGAAGCGGATATCAAAGTAGGTAACGCATTACCATTAGCAAACATTCCAATGGGTACAACAATCCATAACATCGAAATGAAACCTGGTAAAGGTGGACAATTAGTACGTTCAGCTGGTACTTCTGCGCAAGTATTAGGTCGTGAAGGTAAGTACGTAATCGTTCGTTTACAATCTGGTGAAGTACGTTTAATCCTTGCTACTTGCCGTGCAACAATCGGTCAAGTTGGTAACGAGCAACACGAACTTATCAACATCGGTAAAGCAGGTCGTTCTCGTTGGTTAGGTAAACGCCCAACAGTACGTGGTTCTGTAATGAACCCTAACGATCACCCACACGGTGGTGGTGAAGGACGTTCTCCAATCGGACGTAAATCTCCAATGACACCATGGGGCAAACCAGCTCTTGGTTACAAAACTCGTAGCAAGAAAAATAAATCATCTAAATTTATTATTCGTGGACGTAAAAAATAA
- the rplW gene encoding 50S ribosomal protein L23: MEARDILKRPVITERSSEIMAEKKYTFEVDTRANKTQVKDAVEEIFGVKVEKVNVMNYKGKFKRVGKFGGYTNKRRKAIVKLTADSKEIELFEI, translated from the coding sequence ATGGAAGCACGTGATATCTTAAAACGTCCGGTCATTACTGAGCGTTCTTCAGAAATTATGGCAGAGAAAAAGTATACTTTCGAAGTAGACACTCGCGCTAACAAAACTCAAGTTAAAGACGCTGTTGAAGAAATCTTCGGTGTTAAAGTTGAGAAAGTAAACGTAATGAACTACAAAGGTAAGTTCAAACGCGTTGGTAAATTCGGTGGATACACTAACAAACGTCGTAAAGCGATTGTTAAATTAACTGCTGATTCAAAAGAAATCGAGTTATTCGAAATCTAA
- the rplD gene encoding 50S ribosomal protein L4, with product MTKVSVLSQTGASVGEIELNDAIFGIEPNEAVLFDAVVAQRASLRQGNHKVKNRSAVAGGGRKPWRQKGTGRARQGSIRSPQWRGGGVVFGPTPRSYAYKLPKKVRRLAIKSALSAKVLEQNLVVLDALSFDAPKTKDFKSVLAALEISKKALFVTAEVNENAILSARNIPGVTVLTAEGINVLDLLGHDKVVFTQDAVKKVEEVLG from the coding sequence ATGACAAAGGTTTCAGTACTTAGTCAAACAGGTGCTTCAGTTGGTGAAATCGAATTAAACGATGCGATTTTCGGAATCGAGCCAAACGAAGCTGTATTATTCGACGCTGTAGTTGCACAACGTGCTTCTTTACGTCAAGGTAATCACAAAGTTAAAAACCGTTCTGCAGTTGCTGGTGGTGGTCGTAAACCATGGCGTCAAAAAGGAACTGGTCGTGCTCGTCAAGGTTCGATCCGCTCTCCACAATGGCGTGGTGGTGGTGTTGTATTCGGTCCTACTCCACGTAGCTACGCTTACAAACTACCTAAGAAAGTTCGTCGCTTAGCAATTAAGTCTGCTTTATCTGCGAAAGTATTAGAGCAAAACTTAGTAGTACTTGATGCATTATCATTTGATGCACCAAAAACAAAAGATTTCAAATCAGTATTAGCTGCTTTAGAAATCAGCAAAAAAGCATTATTCGTAACTGCTGAAGTTAACGAAAACGCTATTTTATCTGCTCGTAACATCCCTGGTGTTACAGTGTTAACAGCTGAAGGAATCAACGTATTAGACCTATTAGGTCACGATAAAGTTGTATTCACTCAAGATGCTGTAAAAAAAGTTGAGGAGGTGCTTGGATAA
- the rplC gene encoding 50S ribosomal protein L3 has translation MTKGILGRKIGMTQVFAENGDLIPVTVIEATPNVVLQKKSVETDGYEAIQLGFEDKRVKLSNKPEQGHVAKANTAPKRFIREFRNLEAATYEVGQEVKVEIFAEGDVIDVTGVTKGKGFQGVIKRHGQSRGPMSHGSRYHRRPGSMGPVAPNRVFKQKKLPGQMGGTVVTIQNLEIVKVDVERNLLLVKGNVPGSKKALVTVKTAIKSK, from the coding sequence ATGACTAAAGGAATCTTAGGTAGAAAAATTGGTATGACTCAAGTTTTCGCTGAAAACGGAGATCTTATCCCAGTAACAGTAATCGAAGCTACTCCAAACGTAGTTTTACAAAAGAAATCTGTTGAAACTGATGGCTACGAAGCGATCCAATTAGGTTTTGAAGATAAGCGCGTTAAGCTTTCAAACAAACCTGAACAAGGTCACGTAGCAAAAGCAAATACTGCTCCTAAGCGCTTCATCCGTGAGTTCCGCAACTTAGAAGCTGCGACTTACGAAGTTGGTCAAGAAGTCAAGGTTGAAATTTTCGCTGAAGGCGATGTAATCGATGTAACAGGTGTAACAAAAGGTAAAGGTTTCCAAGGTGTTATTAAACGTCATGGTCAATCTCGCGGTCCTATGTCTCACGGTTCTCGTTACCACCGTCGTCCTGGTTCAATGGGTCCAGTTGCCCCGAACCGCGTATTCAAACAAAAGAAATTACCTGGTCAAATGGGTGGCACAGTTGTTACTATTCAAAACCTTGAAATCGTTAAGGTTGACGTAGAGCGCAACTTACTACTTGTTAAAGGTAATGTTCCTGGTTCTAAAAAAGCATTAGTAACAGTTAAAACTGCTATTAAATCAAAATAA
- the rpsJ gene encoding 30S ribosomal protein S10, translating into MAKQKIRIRLKAYDHRILDQSAEKIVETAKRSGAGVSGPIPLPTERSVYTILRAVHKYKDSREQFEMRTHKRLIDIVNPTPQTVDALMKLDLPSGVDIEIKL; encoded by the coding sequence ATGGCAAAACAAAAAATTCGTATTCGTTTAAAAGCATATGATCACCGTATCCTTGATCAATCTGCTGAGAAAATCGTTGAAACTGCGAAACGTTCAGGTGCTGGAGTATCGGGTCCGATCCCACTACCAACTGAAAGATCTGTATACACGATCTTACGTGCGGTTCATAAGTACAAAGATTCTCGTGAGCAATTTGAAATGCGCACACATAAACGTCTTATCGACATCGTTAACCCGACACCACAAACTGTTGATGCGTTAATGAAGCTTGATTTACCATCTGGCGTTGATATCGAAATCAAACTTTAA
- a CDS encoding Na+/H+ antiporter family protein codes for MNAVLIAVGVMLILSLLRINVVLSLSVGAIIGGLAGGLDITETINAFVDGLGGGATIALSYALLGGFALAISRTGIPEVLVKAILKIVQREGDSQKKGAAKALIFLVLLAMAIMSQNLIPVHIAFIPLIVPPMIKIMNMLQIDRRLIACILTFGLVMPYMFIPAGFGLIYQGIIVDQMALAGLDVALSDVPKAMAIVALGMAVGLVGAFVAYRKPRQYENIELETTNDLNKEVNTLHIIFAAVALIASIVVQVMTDSMIVGSIAGIIILYITGALKVKEADKVLSDGMRMMAFVGFVMISANGFSAVINATGDVETLVSGAMDIFNGNVSIAVLIMLIVGLIVTMGIGSSFATIPIIAAIFVPIAIEMGLSELAIICLIGTAGVLGDAGSPASDSTLGPTAGLNVDGQHNHIWDTCVPTFIFYNIPQIIFGWIAVVFFL; via the coding sequence ATGAATGCTGTTTTAATAGCGGTAGGGGTTATGCTTATTTTAAGCCTACTGCGTATAAATGTAGTTTTATCCCTGTCGGTGGGTGCAATTATTGGCGGCCTTGCCGGCGGATTAGATATAACAGAAACAATCAATGCCTTTGTAGACGGTCTTGGCGGGGGTGCAACCATTGCGCTAAGCTATGCACTTCTTGGTGGATTTGCACTAGCAATATCTCGTACTGGTATACCTGAAGTGTTAGTAAAAGCAATTTTAAAAATTGTACAGCGGGAAGGCGACTCTCAAAAGAAAGGCGCTGCCAAAGCATTAATCTTCTTAGTATTGCTGGCAATGGCAATCATGTCGCAAAACTTGATTCCGGTGCATATCGCATTTATTCCTTTAATCGTACCTCCAATGATCAAAATTATGAACATGCTGCAAATTGACCGCCGTTTAATCGCATGTATTTTAACGTTCGGTTTAGTTATGCCTTATATGTTCATACCTGCCGGGTTCGGTTTAATCTATCAGGGTATTATTGTCGATCAAATGGCCCTAGCAGGGTTAGATGTTGCTTTGAGTGATGTTCCTAAGGCAATGGCTATTGTAGCGCTAGGGATGGCTGTAGGGCTTGTAGGAGCTTTTGTTGCCTACCGTAAACCAAGGCAATATGAAAATATTGAATTGGAAACAACGAACGACTTGAATAAAGAAGTTAATACATTGCACATTATTTTTGCTGCAGTAGCATTAATCGCTTCTATAGTAGTACAAGTAATGACGGATTCAATGATTGTCGGGTCGATTGCCGGTATTATCATTTTATATATTACAGGCGCACTAAAAGTAAAAGAAGCAGATAAAGTTCTATCGGATGGAATGCGTATGATGGCATTTGTCGGGTTCGTTATGATTTCAGCAAATGGGTTTTCCGCTGTTATTAATGCGACAGGAGATGTTGAAACACTAGTATCAGGTGCAATGGACATCTTTAACGGGAATGTAAGTATAGCAGTTTTAATTATGTTAATAGTCGGTTTGATTGTCACAATGGGGATTGGTTCTTCATTTGCAACGATTCCTATCATTGCAGCAATCTTTGTTCCGATTGCAATTGAAATGGGACTAAGTGAATTAGCTATTATCTGTTTAATTGGAACAGCGGGTGTACTCGGTGATGCTGGCTCCCCTGCATCCGATTCTACATTAGGTCCGACAGCAGGTCTAAATGTTGATGGACAGCACAATCATATTTGGGACACATGTGTACCGACATTTATCTTCTATAATATTCCGCAGATTATTTTCGGCTGGATTGCAGTCGTTTTCTTCCTATAA
- a CDS encoding FtsX-like permease family protein yields the protein MKLSQLVIKSMIKNMRHYYLYFFALIFSVTLFFSFVTLQYNESVIEATKASGTAASGFEAASYMLYFIVLFFVLYANHLFIKRRSKEIGLYQLVGMTKGLVTRLIAFENILLFAGAVSVGILLGFLSSRLFAMILLKLLKFEEVVTLSISKVAVVNTLIVFGILLVIILVQMAFMVYRTTLLSLFNASKQADERVKRFSIFPMVMGAIGLALIIYGYYESTLLFSGHTTNLFLSMVIILATTIGGTYFVFRYSVAFILNLFRLRKNGHLNLTDVLALTPIMHRMKGNAKSLTLITVITAVSLAITTLSYISYYSANSTAENSIPADYIIVDGREEAFIEALEENEIAFDEKTFRLTSAQFDMTDFFSGEIVDMLQGNTLADVLMIPLSDYQQLDSDVKLSEGEAIIAGYNGIQAKIMPLEAPLDLTFLHQEHQFPLKVKEVNDTSVLAWRITAGGFVVIVEDTVFEQLQQLNKEHPIGYTTKEQTSINLIDADDETYQNVEKLYKQTGANIMYEDGDANRGVNKLSSQRSTVEYNLNLYGTTIFTTAFLGLAFLLATGSILYFKQMSEADEEMESYKILRKIGFTQEELTRGIMMKQLFNFGVPLLIGLLHSYFAVKSGWFLFGTELTTPLLVTMALYIVMYIIFAALTINYYRKIIKQAL from the coding sequence GTGAAGCTTAGTCAGCTCGTTATTAAAAGCATGATAAAAAATATGCGTCACTATTACTTATACTTTTTCGCACTTATTTTCAGTGTGACGCTGTTTTTCTCATTTGTGACACTGCAGTATAATGAGTCGGTTATTGAAGCGACAAAAGCGAGCGGAACGGCAGCTTCAGGATTTGAAGCAGCATCGTATATGCTGTATTTTATCGTACTGTTCTTCGTACTGTATGCCAACCACTTATTTATTAAGCGCCGCAGCAAGGAAATTGGGTTGTATCAATTGGTCGGCATGACAAAAGGGCTCGTGACACGTCTGATTGCCTTTGAAAACATCCTGTTATTTGCTGGTGCGGTAAGCGTCGGAATTTTATTAGGTTTTTTAAGTTCACGTCTATTTGCGATGATTTTACTGAAGCTATTAAAATTTGAAGAGGTTGTCACATTGAGTATTAGTAAAGTGGCAGTTGTGAATACTTTAATTGTATTTGGCATTCTGTTAGTAATCATTTTAGTGCAAATGGCATTTATGGTATACAGAACAACATTGCTTTCGTTATTTAATGCATCCAAACAGGCAGACGAGCGTGTAAAACGCTTTAGTATATTCCCTATGGTGATGGGTGCAATTGGATTAGCATTAATTATTTATGGCTACTATGAGAGTACGTTATTATTTTCAGGGCATACAACAAACTTATTTTTAAGTATGGTCATTATTTTAGCGACAACAATCGGCGGGACTTACTTTGTATTCCGCTATTCCGTTGCATTCATATTAAATCTGTTCCGTTTAAGAAAGAATGGGCATTTAAATTTAACAGATGTTCTGGCGCTTACACCAATTATGCACCGAATGAAGGGCAATGCTAAATCTCTTACACTCATTACTGTTATTACAGCAGTGTCTCTTGCAATTACTACACTTTCCTACATTAGCTATTATTCAGCAAATAGTACGGCGGAAAACTCAATACCGGCAGATTATATAATAGTAGATGGACGTGAAGAGGCATTCATTGAAGCGCTAGAGGAGAATGAAATTGCATTTGATGAAAAGACATTTAGACTAACAAGCGCACAGTTTGATATGACAGACTTCTTTTCTGGTGAAATAGTAGATATGCTTCAAGGTAATACATTAGCGGATGTGTTAATGATTCCGCTTTCGGACTACCAACAGCTTGACTCAGATGTAAAGCTTTCAGAGGGCGAAGCAATTATTGCAGGATATAACGGCATTCAGGCAAAGATAATGCCGCTTGAAGCACCTTTGGATTTAACATTTTTGCACCAAGAACACCAATTTCCTTTAAAAGTTAAGGAAGTAAATGATACATCGGTTTTAGCATGGCGCATTACGGCAGGTGGCTTTGTTGTTATCGTTGAAGATACGGTTTTTGAACAGTTACAGCAACTAAATAAAGAACATCCAATTGGCTATACAACAAAAGAGCAAACATCGATTAACTTGATTGATGCCGATGATGAAACATATCAAAATGTAGAAAAACTATATAAACAAACAGGTGCCAATATAATGTATGAAGATGGTGATGCAAACCGAGGAGTAAATAAACTGAGTTCTCAACGATCAACTGTCGAATACAATTTAAATCTTTACGGGACAACCATATTTACTACTGCGTTTCTAGGTTTAGCTTTTTTACTGGCAACGGGCAGCATTTTATACTTTAAGCAAATGTCTGAAGCAGATGAAGAGATGGAATCCTATAAGATTCTTCGTAAAATCGGTTTTACACAAGAGGAATTAACGCGCGGTATAATGATGAAACAGTTATTTAACTTTGGTGTACCGTTACTGATCGGACTGTTGCACAGCTACTTTGCAGTGAAATCCGGTTGGTTTTTATTCGGTACAGAATTGACAACGCCTCTACTTGTAACAATGGCATTATATATCGTCATGTATATTATATTTGCTGCATTAACAATCAATTATTACAGAAAAATAATAAAACAGGCTTTATAA
- a CDS encoding ABC transporter ATP-binding protein, with amino-acid sequence MSILIARKVRKTYGKRSLAQEVLKGIDLEVEKGEFVGIMGASGSGKTTLLNVLCSIDQVTDGFVEINGQKLQGMKERTLAKFRRDELGFIFQDYNLLDTLTVKENILLPLSLSSIPKAAAEKRLQELVSILGIPDILAKYPNEISGGQKQRTSAARALISNPSLVFADEPTGALDSKAATALLDNLAKINKAKNATIMMVTHDAIAASFCSRVLFLKDGQIYTELYKGDKSRNEFFQQILNTQSVLGGEQSEA; translated from the coding sequence ATGAGCATTTTAATCGCACGTAAAGTTCGAAAAACATATGGTAAGCGCTCGCTTGCACAGGAAGTATTAAAGGGCATAGATTTGGAAGTGGAAAAAGGCGAATTTGTCGGCATTATGGGTGCTTCTGGTTCGGGAAAAACAACATTATTAAATGTACTCTGTTCCATTGACCAAGTGACAGACGGATTTGTCGAAATTAATGGGCAAAAGCTTCAAGGGATGAAAGAGCGTACATTAGCAAAGTTTAGACGTGATGAACTCGGCTTCATCTTCCAGGACTATAATTTACTTGATACATTGACGGTAAAGGAAAATATTCTACTGCCATTATCGCTTAGTTCCATTCCAAAAGCAGCGGCAGAAAAACGTTTACAGGAGCTTGTATCGATTTTAGGGATTCCAGATATTTTAGCGAAATACCCGAATGAAATTTCCGGGGGTCAAAAGCAGCGTACATCTGCAGCTAGAGCTCTAATATCCAATCCTTCACTTGTTTTTGCAGATGAGCCAACAGGAGCACTTGATTCAAAAGCCGCAACTGCACTGCTCGATAATTTAGCAAAAATCAATAAAGCAAAAAATGCAACGATCATGATGGTTACACATGATGCCATTGCCGCTAGTTTCTGTTCCCGTGTACTGTTTTTAAAAGACGGTCAAATTTATACGGAACTGTATAAGGGCGATAAATCACGCAATGAGTTTTTCCAGCAAATTTTGAATACGCAAAGTGTTTTAGGCGGTGAGCAGAGTGAAGCTTAG
- a CDS encoding sensor histidine kinase, with the protein MNLILFLDTGFQNVSLLYLNIIWFTLVAGYFSLRYMKDRKLMKPYAKFSGTYYDVIHEDYKEQLADKNTKIQEQKLIVLERQDELLAWVHEMKSPLTAMQLLLEKVGKSEVKERIENEWLRLYLLLDQQLHATRLMTIELDNRIEKVKVKDVLIQEIKALRSWCFEKQIAIDLEVDDLSVQSDAKWLAFIVRQILSNAVKYSDVGGEIRISAHTVNEQAVLIIQDDGIGIKREDLPRVFRKSYTGTIGRETSAATGMGLYLAKQAAQSLHILLDIESTEGVGTSVKITFPKVNEYQKTLGM; encoded by the coding sequence ATGAATTTAATATTATTTCTCGATACAGGATTTCAAAATGTTTCCCTGCTTTATTTAAACATTATCTGGTTTACGCTAGTAGCCGGTTATTTCAGTTTACGTTATATGAAAGACAGGAAATTGATGAAGCCGTATGCGAAGTTTAGTGGAACTTACTATGACGTTATTCATGAAGATTATAAAGAGCAGCTTGCTGATAAAAATACAAAAATACAGGAACAGAAGCTAATCGTACTAGAAAGGCAGGATGAGCTTTTGGCATGGGTGCATGAAATGAAATCCCCATTAACGGCAATGCAGCTGTTATTAGAAAAAGTAGGGAAAAGCGAAGTAAAGGAACGCATCGAAAATGAATGGCTGCGCCTTTATTTATTATTAGACCAGCAGCTTCATGCAACACGTCTTATGACGATTGAACTTGATAACCGAATAGAAAAAGTAAAGGTGAAGGATGTACTTATTCAAGAAATTAAAGCATTGCGCAGCTGGTGTTTTGAAAAGCAAATTGCCATTGATCTGGAAGTGGACGATCTGTCTGTACAATCAGACGCAAAGTGGCTGGCTTTTATCGTAAGGCAAATTTTATCGAATGCGGTTAAGTATAGTGATGTCGGGGGAGAAATCAGAATATCTGCTCATACAGTGAATGAACAGGCAGTTCTCATTATTCAAGATGACGGAATCGGTATAAAGCGTGAAGATTTACCGCGTGTGTTCCGGAAATCCTACACTGGAACAATTGGTCGTGAAACGAGCGCTGCTACAGGAATGGGGCTGTACCTCGCTAAACAGGCGGCACAATCTCTGCATATTCTTCTGGACATTGAATCAACAGAAGGGGTAGGTACTTCTGTAAAAATTACTTTCCCTAAAGTGAATGAATATCAAAAAACGCTTGGAATGTGA
- a CDS encoding response regulator transcription factor, translating into MKVLLIEDDVSIFELIGERLAQWNIQVIGPKDFQHIMVTFKEEEPQLVIIDIQLPAFDGFHWCREIRAVSNVPILFLSSRDHPMDMIMAMQMGADDFVQKPFHTEVLVAKVQALLRRAYNYQETQQSDIEKWNGAEIHYDRAIVHYKDKQVELTKNELFILKVLVKAKGQIVSRDELMRKLWDDERFVNDNTLTVNVNRLRQRLEDIGLINVIMTKKGLGYLAVDA; encoded by the coding sequence TTGAAGGTATTATTAATAGAAGATGATGTCTCCATTTTTGAACTGATAGGTGAACGATTAGCACAATGGAATATACAAGTAATTGGACCGAAAGACTTTCAACATATAATGGTGACTTTTAAAGAAGAAGAGCCTCAGCTTGTTATTATTGATATTCAGTTACCTGCATTTGACGGCTTCCATTGGTGTCGTGAAATAAGGGCGGTATCGAATGTCCCTATTTTATTTCTATCCTCACGCGATCACCCAATGGACATGATTATGGCGATGCAAATGGGAGCGGATGACTTTGTGCAAAAACCTTTCCATACGGAAGTATTAGTCGCAAAAGTACAAGCATTGCTTCGTCGTGCTTATAATTATCAGGAAACGCAGCAAAGTGATATTGAAAAATGGAATGGAGCTGAAATTCATTATGACCGCGCGATTGTTCATTATAAAGATAAACAGGTGGAGTTAACAAAAAATGAGCTGTTTATTTTAAAAGTGCTGGTCAAGGCGAAAGGACAAATCGTGTCCCGGGATGAACTAATGCGTAAATTATGGGACGATGAGCGCTTCGTAAACGACAACACATTAACGGTCAATGTAAACCGCTTACGCCAACGTTTAGAGGATATAGGGCTTATCAATGTCATAATGACAAAAAAAGGCCTTGGCTATTTGGCGGTGGATGCATGA
- a CDS encoding LysR family transcriptional regulator has translation MDLRQIEYFVEVAKHLSFTKAAATLHVSQPSISKAIQNFESELGVPLFYRSSKQLELTDAGQAVLVNSMQVLESFQNLRSELTDLMELKKGQIRIGIPPIVGAEFFSKLISYYKELNPYIEILLTEVGTKRIRQEIEAGELDVGLVCSVTSTNESLETIRFLKDPLMLIVHESHPLAAKETIQLSELANETFIIYRKDFILYDRIIEECSKHGFFPTIACETTQKDLFIEMVQAKLGIALLPKKLAEKIPYTSIKCIPFQEEAIYLELGVTWKKNKYLPFAVREFIKLAREFVSQ, from the coding sequence ATGGATCTACGCCAAATCGAATACTTTGTTGAGGTAGCCAAGCATTTAAGTTTTACGAAGGCAGCCGCAACTTTGCATGTGTCACAGCCATCTATTAGTAAAGCAATCCAAAACTTTGAGTCAGAGCTGGGTGTACCGTTATTTTACCGTTCATCCAAACAGCTTGAGCTGACAGATGCCGGTCAGGCCGTACTTGTGAATTCGATGCAAGTACTTGAATCATTTCAAAACCTGCGTTCCGAATTAACGGATTTGATGGAATTAAAGAAAGGCCAAATCCGTATCGGTATTCCACCAATCGTTGGGGCCGAGTTTTTTTCAAAATTGATTAGCTATTATAAAGAGCTTAATCCATATATCGAAATTTTATTGACGGAAGTCGGAACGAAGCGCATACGCCAGGAAATTGAAGCAGGTGAATTGGATGTCGGGTTAGTATGCAGTGTGACTTCCACGAACGAATCTTTGGAAACGATACGGTTTTTAAAAGATCCTTTAATGTTAATCGTCCATGAAAGCCATCCTTTAGCAGCAAAGGAAACGATACAGCTAAGCGAATTAGCAAATGAGACTTTTATTATTTACCGGAAAGATTTTATTTTATATGACCGCATTATCGAAGAATGCTCCAAACATGGATTCTTCCCTACAATTGCCTGTGAAACAACTCAGAAAGATTTATTTATCGAAATGGTTCAGGCAAAGCTGGGGATTGCACTGCTTCCAAAAAAGCTTGCCGAAAAAATTCCATACACTTCGATTAAATGCATCCCTTTTCAGGAAGAAGCAATCTATCTTGAATTAGGGGTTACGTGGAAGAAAAATAAATACTTGCCTTTTGCTGTACGGGAATTTATTAAACTTGCCAGGGAATTTGTTTCCCAATAA
- a CDS encoding IS1182 family transposase gives MMTKNQMNERNQLEMLTIEQLVPENHLVRKLDAAIDFSFVYPLVENLYSPFGRPSIDPVVLFKMTMIQYVFGIRSMRQTIKEIETNVAYRWFLGFGFHTEVPHFSTFGKNYTRRFEDTDVFEQIFYRILKEIVDAGLLSADHIFIDSTHIKASANKRKFDKKMVRKETRAYEEKLQEELNIDREKNGKKPFPTEKFEKEEWKEIKESTTDPESGYYVKDERTKQFAYSFHAATDERGFVLGAIVTPGNVHDSHMLQPLVEKVIHRVKKPVAVAADAAYKTPAITNFLLENQMLPVLPYTRPKTKDGFFRKHEYVYDEHYDCYICPNNQMLRYTTTTKEGYRQYKSNPAVCADCPFLAQCTESKNHTKMIQRHIWADYLEEAEHLRHHHEIKSIYAQRKETVERVFADAKEKHGMRWTTLRGLKKLSMQAMLTFAAMNLKKLATWTWQGA, from the coding sequence ATGATGACTAAAAACCAAATGAATGAACGTAATCAATTAGAAATGTTGACGATTGAACAGCTTGTCCCAGAAAATCATCTCGTTCGTAAATTAGATGCAGCCATTGACTTTTCGTTTGTATATCCATTAGTTGAAAACTTATATTCACCTTTCGGTAGACCTAGTATTGATCCTGTTGTTTTATTCAAAATGACGATGATTCAATATGTTTTTGGTATTCGTTCGATGCGTCAAACGATTAAGGAAATTGAAACGAATGTAGCGTACCGTTGGTTTTTAGGTTTCGGTTTTCATACTGAAGTGCCTCACTTCTCTACGTTTGGGAAAAATTATACGCGACGTTTTGAGGATACAGATGTATTTGAACAGATTTTCTATCGTATCTTGAAAGAAATTGTAGATGCTGGTTTATTATCAGCTGACCATATCTTTATTGATTCTACACATATTAAGGCAAGTGCGAATAAACGTAAATTTGATAAAAAGATGGTTCGAAAAGAGACACGTGCTTATGAAGAAAAGCTACAGGAAGAGTTAAACATAGACCGTGAAAAGAACGGAAAAAAGCCGTTTCCAACGGAGAAGTTTGAAAAGGAAGAATGGAAAGAAATCAAAGAGAGCACAACGGACCCTGAAAGTGGTTACTATGTGAAGGACGAACGGACAAAACAATTTGCCTATTCATTTCATGCAGCGACAGATGAACGTGGATTTGTTTTAGGGGCAATTGTGACACCAGGAAATGTTCATGACAGCCATATGCTACAACCTCTTGTTGAAAAGGTCATTCATCGTGTGAAAAAGCCTGTGGCTGTTGCTGCGGATGCTGCTTATAAAACGCCTGCGATTACGAACTTTTTGTTAGAAAATCAAATGTTGCCTGTTCTTCCTTATACAAGACCAAAAACGAAAGATGGCTTCTTCCGTAAACATGAGTATGTCTATGATGAGCATTATGATTGCTATATTTGCCCGAATAACCAGATGTTGCGCTATACAACGACGACGAAAGAAGGCTATCGCCAATACAAATCGAATCCAGCGGTTTGTGCGGATTGCCCATTTCTAGCACAATGTACTGAAAGTAAAAATCATACAAAAATGATTCAGCGACATATTTGGGCAGACTATCTGGAAGAAGCCGAACATCTTCGTCATCATCATGAAATTAAATCCATTTATGCACAACGGAAAGAGACGGTTGAACGTGTCTTTGCGGATGCGAAAGAGAAGCATGGTATGCGATGGACAACGCTAAGAGGCCTTAAAAAATTGTCCATGCAAGCGATGCTTACTTTTGCTGCCATGAATTTGAAGAAACTTGCCACATGGACTTGGCAAGGGGCTTAA